The proteins below are encoded in one region of Tamandua tetradactyla isolate mTamTet1 chromosome 9, mTamTet1.pri, whole genome shotgun sequence:
- the HDAC11 gene encoding histone deacetylase 11 isoform X8, whose product MLVEAREASEEDLLVVHTRRYLNELKASRGKSDAPGGCRSGRSPPRLSLQWSFAVATITEIPPVIFLPNFLVQRKVLRPLRTQTGGTIMAGKLAVERGWAINVGGGFHHCSSDRGGGFCAYADITLAIKFLFERVEGISRATIVDLDAHQGNGHERDFMDDSRVYIMDVYNRHIYPGDRFAKQAIRRKVELEWGTEDDEYLDKVERNIKKALQEYPPDVVVYNAGTDILDGDRLGGLSISPEGIVKRDELVFRVVRSRQVPILMVTSGGYQKRTARIIADSILNLHGLGLIGQEMPSISAQSSDTPLLPPAVP is encoded by the exons GCTTCGAGAGGCAAATCTGATGCCCCAGGGGGCTGCCGCAGTGGGAGGTCACCGCCCCGTCTTTCTCTGCAGTGGTCCTTTGCTGTTGCGACCATCACCGAAATACCCCCAGTCATCTTCCTTCCCAATTTCCTCGTGCAAAGGAAAGTGCTGAGGCCACTTCGAACCCAGACGGGAGGGACCATTATG GCAGGGAAGCTGGCGGTGGAGCGAGGCTGGGCCATCAACGTGG GGGGCGGCTTCCACCACTGCTCCAGCGACCGGGGCGGGGGCTTCTGTGCCTATGCAGACATCACACTAGCCATCAAG TTTCTGTTCGAGCGTGTTGAGGGTATCTCCAGAGCCACCATCGTTGATCTTGACGCCCACCAG GGCAATGGGCACGAGCGAGACTTCATGGATGACAGCCGCGTGTATATCATGGATGTCTACAACCGCCACATATACCCCGGGGACCGCTTTGCCAAGC AGGCCATAAGGCGAAAGGTGGAACTGGAGTGGGGCACGGAGGATGATGAGTACTTGGATAAAGTGGAGAGGAACATCAAGAAAGCCCTCCAGGAGTACCCGCCTGACGTGGTGGTGTACAATGCAGGCACTGACATCCTCGATGGCGACCGCCTCGGGGGGCTGTCCATCAGCCCAGAG GGCATCGTGAAGCGGGACGAGCTGGTGTTCCGAGTGGTCCGCAGCCGCCAGGTGCCCATCCTCATGGTGACGTCGGGTGGGTACCAGAAACGTACAGCCCGAATCATCGCCGACTCCATCCTCAACCTGCATGGCCTGGGGCTCATCGGACAGGAGATGCCCAGCATCTCAGCCCAGAGCTCGGACACACCCCTGCTGCCCCCAGCAGTGCCCTGA